A part of Geothrix oryzae genomic DNA contains:
- the rpoC gene encoding DNA-directed RNA polymerase subunit beta': MYPEQQNINAYECIRVSLASPDKMRSWSKGEVTKPETINYRSLKPERDGLFCARIFGPVNDWECLCGKYKRQKFKGVTCDKCGVEVTKKSVRRERMGHIQLASPVSHVWFFKGVPSRIGYLLDIPLKDLERVLYFEAYAVTESGGTSLKEGEILNEDKFREYRSLHGEGFKAQMGAEAIKELLKQVDIEALTIELRDLMKKETSTQKRSKIAKRLKVAESFHRSGNKPEWMILDVVPVLPPELRPLVPLDGGRFATSDLNDLYRRVINRNNRLKKLLELKAPDVIVRNEKRMLQEAVDALFENGKRGRLLRGVSNRPLKSLSDALKGKQGRFRQNLLGKRVDYSGRSVIVVGPDLKLHQCGLPKKMALELFKPFIFNRLEHKGYAATIRQAKEMVEEGRPEVWDVLEEVIKDHPVLLNRAPTLHRLGIQAFQPVLVEGKAIRLHPLVCTAFNADFDGDQMAVHVPLSPMAQIEAKVLMMSTQNILNPANGRPNVVPSQDIVLGGYYLTKKRFGRKGEGMVFGNVNDVVAAYDAGVVDTHTIIQLRYTGEWVDTEAWHAKDPKKNSEQEVFEAPAETVKNAIKTTTVGRVLFNRALPAELPFINGLLKKEGLLSLVNRAYKLNGPEVTIRMLDAMKDSGFQWAMRAGVSVGIDDLVVPDTKGKLIKKATEDVRAIEKEAYEGRLDSSTRYNRILEVWGKTSDQVASDMMKELEKRNENDTFLNSIYILADSGARGSKTQIRQVAGMRGLMAKPSGDIIETPITANFKEGLSVLQYFISTHGARKGLADTALKTADSGYLTRKLVDVAQDVIVNEDDCETLGGIEVEAIVNSDGTIRSRLRDRIMGRVCLEDIVDPYDPTIVRAPAGTLISEDLAFKIETSGIPKVKIRSTLTCEARRGICAKCYGLNLSTGRLVDLGEAVGVIAAQSIGEPGTQLTMRTFHVGGAASRTSEKSTHEAQIAGVVKYEGLQGKTVVNRKGEIVALTRNGYLLVTDADGNERERYKITSGAILKVKDKETVEPRTVLAEWDPYNDVLLTEVGGIADFKEFEVNVSYQEEKDPISGNFRKKVIDPTDDKIHPHINIKGDNHKVLKRYNIPTGAYVEVEEGQELLPGDVIAKTSRQQAKTSDITGGLPRVTELFEGRKPKEPAIISEVTGIAKYGNRVRGNQKVVVEAETGEKGEYLIPRGKHIQVQDGDEIRAGEKLTEGAVSPHDLLKVQGDRALQAFLVNEVQEVYRAQGVVINDKHIEVIIRQMMRWVLITDVGDTPLIVEEKVDKHRFKEINEQALKDGGTPATCEPLLLGITKAALTSESFISAASFQETTRVLTEAALEGRVDYLRGLKENVILGRLIPAGTGMAHYRNLEIEEGEYPEPTLNEFQGGEDFDDEYARMAQHVEELQGMTEIDGEDL; the protein is encoded by the coding sequence ATGTATCCTGAGCAGCAGAACATCAACGCCTACGAGTGCATCCGGGTGTCCCTGGCCAGCCCGGACAAAATGCGCTCCTGGTCCAAGGGCGAAGTCACCAAGCCCGAGACGATCAACTACCGCAGCCTGAAGCCCGAGCGCGACGGCCTCTTCTGCGCCCGCATCTTCGGGCCCGTGAACGACTGGGAATGCCTCTGCGGCAAGTACAAGCGGCAGAAGTTCAAGGGCGTCACCTGCGACAAGTGCGGCGTCGAAGTCACCAAGAAGTCCGTGCGCCGCGAGCGGATGGGCCACATCCAGCTGGCCAGCCCGGTCAGCCATGTCTGGTTCTTCAAGGGTGTCCCCAGCCGCATCGGCTACCTGCTGGACATCCCCCTGAAGGACCTGGAGCGCGTGCTCTACTTCGAGGCCTATGCCGTCACCGAGTCCGGCGGCACCAGCCTGAAGGAAGGCGAGATCCTCAATGAGGACAAGTTCCGCGAGTACCGTAGCCTCCACGGCGAGGGCTTCAAGGCCCAGATGGGTGCCGAAGCCATCAAGGAACTGCTCAAGCAGGTCGACATCGAGGCGCTCACCATCGAGCTCCGCGACCTCATGAAGAAGGAAACCTCCACCCAGAAGCGCAGCAAGATCGCCAAGCGCCTCAAGGTGGCCGAGTCCTTCCACCGCTCCGGCAACAAGCCCGAGTGGATGATCCTCGATGTGGTGCCCGTGCTGCCCCCCGAGCTGCGCCCCCTGGTGCCCCTCGACGGCGGACGCTTCGCCACCTCCGACCTGAACGACCTCTACCGTCGCGTCATCAACCGCAACAACCGTCTCAAGAAGCTCCTGGAGCTCAAGGCTCCCGATGTCATCGTGCGCAACGAGAAGCGCATGCTGCAGGAGGCCGTGGACGCCCTCTTCGAGAACGGCAAGCGTGGTCGTCTCCTGCGCGGCGTCAGCAACCGCCCCCTCAAGTCCCTCAGCGACGCCCTCAAGGGCAAGCAGGGCCGGTTCCGTCAGAACCTGCTCGGCAAGCGCGTGGACTACTCGGGCCGTTCCGTCATCGTGGTGGGTCCCGACCTAAAGCTGCACCAGTGCGGCCTGCCCAAGAAGATGGCGCTGGAGCTCTTCAAGCCCTTCATCTTCAACCGGCTCGAGCACAAGGGCTACGCGGCCACCATCCGCCAGGCCAAGGAAATGGTCGAGGAGGGGCGTCCCGAGGTCTGGGATGTCCTGGAAGAGGTCATCAAGGACCACCCGGTCCTGCTGAACCGCGCCCCGACCCTGCACCGCCTCGGCATCCAGGCCTTCCAGCCTGTGCTGGTGGAAGGCAAGGCCATCCGCCTGCATCCTCTGGTCTGCACCGCCTTCAACGCCGACTTCGACGGCGACCAGATGGCTGTGCATGTCCCCCTCAGCCCCATGGCCCAGATCGAGGCCAAGGTGCTGATGATGTCCACGCAGAACATCCTCAACCCCGCCAACGGCCGTCCGAATGTGGTGCCCTCCCAGGACATCGTGCTGGGCGGCTATTACCTGACCAAGAAGCGCTTCGGCCGCAAGGGCGAGGGCATGGTCTTCGGCAATGTCAACGATGTGGTGGCGGCCTACGATGCCGGCGTGGTGGACACCCACACCATCATCCAGCTCCGCTACACCGGCGAGTGGGTGGATACCGAGGCCTGGCACGCGAAGGATCCCAAGAAGAACTCCGAGCAGGAAGTCTTCGAGGCGCCCGCCGAGACCGTGAAGAACGCCATCAAGACCACCACCGTGGGTCGCGTGCTCTTCAACCGTGCGCTGCCCGCCGAACTGCCCTTCATCAACGGCCTGCTCAAGAAGGAGGGCCTGCTCTCCCTCGTGAACCGCGCCTACAAGCTCAACGGGCCCGAAGTCACCATCCGCATGCTGGACGCGATGAAGGACTCCGGCTTCCAGTGGGCCATGCGCGCCGGCGTGTCCGTGGGCATCGACGATCTCGTCGTGCCCGACACCAAGGGCAAGCTCATCAAGAAGGCCACGGAAGATGTCCGCGCCATCGAGAAGGAGGCCTATGAGGGCCGCCTCGACTCCTCCACGCGCTACAACCGCATCCTGGAAGTCTGGGGCAAGACCAGCGACCAGGTGGCCAGCGACATGATGAAGGAACTGGAAAAGAGGAACGAGAACGACACCTTCCTCAATTCCATCTACATCCTGGCCGACTCCGGCGCCCGCGGTTCCAAGACCCAGATCCGCCAGGTCGCCGGCATGCGAGGCCTCATGGCCAAGCCCAGCGGCGACATCATCGAGACGCCCATCACCGCGAACTTCAAGGAAGGCCTCTCGGTGCTGCAGTACTTCATCTCGACCCACGGCGCCCGCAAGGGACTCGCGGACACCGCGTTGAAGACGGCCGACTCCGGCTACCTCACCCGTAAGCTGGTGGATGTGGCCCAGGATGTCATCGTGAACGAGGACGATTGCGAAACCCTCGGCGGCATCGAGGTGGAAGCCATCGTCAACAGCGATGGCACCATCCGCTCCCGCCTGCGCGACCGCATCATGGGCCGCGTCTGCCTCGAGGACATCGTGGATCCTTACGATCCCACGATCGTCCGGGCCCCCGCGGGAACCCTCATCTCCGAGGACCTGGCGTTCAAGATCGAGACCAGCGGCATCCCCAAGGTCAAGATCCGCTCCACCCTCACCTGCGAGGCGCGCCGCGGCATCTGCGCCAAGTGCTACGGCCTGAACCTCAGCACCGGCCGTCTGGTGGATCTCGGCGAGGCCGTGGGCGTCATCGCCGCCCAGTCCATCGGTGAGCCCGGAACCCAGCTCACGATGCGTACCTTCCATGTGGGCGGCGCCGCCAGCCGCACCTCCGAAAAGAGCACCCACGAGGCCCAGATCGCGGGCGTCGTGAAGTACGAAGGCCTGCAGGGCAAGACCGTCGTCAACCGCAAGGGCGAGATCGTGGCCCTCACCCGCAACGGCTACCTCCTGGTGACCGATGCGGACGGCAACGAGCGCGAGCGCTACAAGATCACCTCCGGCGCCATCCTGAAGGTCAAGGACAAGGAGACGGTCGAGCCCCGCACCGTGCTCGCCGAGTGGGATCCGTACAACGATGTGCTGCTCACCGAAGTGGGCGGCATCGCGGACTTCAAGGAATTCGAAGTCAATGTGTCCTACCAGGAAGAGAAGGATCCGATCTCCGGCAACTTCCGCAAGAAGGTCATCGACCCCACGGACGACAAGATCCACCCCCACATCAACATCAAGGGGGACAACCACAAGGTGCTGAAGCGCTACAACATTCCCACCGGCGCCTATGTCGAAGTGGAAGAGGGCCAGGAACTGCTGCCCGGCGATGTCATCGCCAAGACCAGCCGCCAGCAGGCCAAGACCAGCGACATCACGGGCGGCCTGCCGCGCGTGACCGAGCTCTTCGAAGGCCGCAAGCCCAAGGAACCCGCCATCATCAGCGAAGTCACCGGCATCGCGAAGTACGGCAACCGCGTCCGCGGCAACCAGAAGGTCGTGGTTGAAGCGGAGACGGGCGAGAAGGGCGAGTACCTGATCCCCCGCGGCAAGCACATCCAGGTGCAGGACGGCGACGAGATCCGCGCCGGCGAGAAGCTCACCGAGGGCGCCGTCAGCCCCCACGATCTCCTCAAGGTCCAGGGCGATCGCGCCCTCCAGGCCTTCCTCGTCAACGAAGTGCAGGAGGTCTACCGGGCCCAGGGCGTGGTCATCAACGACAAGCACATCGAGGTGATCATCCGCCAGATGATGCGCTGGGTCCTGATCACCGATGTGGGCGACACCCCGCTCATCGTCGAGGAGAAGGTGGACAAGCACCGCTTCAAGGAGATCAACGAGCAGGCCCTCAAGGACGGCGGCACCCCCGCCACCTGCGAGCCCCTGCTGCTCGGCATCACCAAGGCCGCGCTGACCTCCGAGAGCTTCATCTCCGCCGCCAGCTTCCAGGAGACCACCCGCGTCCTCACCGAGGCCGCCCTGGAAGGTCGCGTGGACTACCTGCGCGGTCTCAAGGAGAATGTCATCCTGGGCCGCCTGATTCCCGCGGGCACCGGCATGGCCCACTACCGCAACCTGGAGATCGAGGAGGGCGAGTATCCCGAGCCCACCTTGAACGAGTTCCAGGGCGGCGAGGACTTCGACGACGAATACGCCCGCATGGCGCAGCATGTCGAGGAACTCCAGGGCATGACCGAGATCGACGGCGAAGACCTGTAG
- the rpoB gene encoding DNA-directed RNA polymerase subunit beta: MSVQQNIYRQRHNFSKIRSLVPIPNLIDIQKRSYDEFLQMNLLHSERETRGLKAVFESMFPVQNGKNPDGSDATLEVEFLDYTVGHWACKCEKYLGLEHLRTQCKQCGHNIVSDHPKDPTVDCPKCGTRNKNAATICDVCQEPVSMKQKMGMDECVERGATMAAPLKIRVRLNQFDRDDKGNRRFKQSQDSEVYFGDLPIMTDRGTFIINGTERVIVSQLHRSPGVFFSIAPDKSLYSAQIIPYRGSWIEFELDSKGLLYARIDRKRKFLGATFMRALGLFSEDLNSNEPMLRHFYTPATFFLKKGKLSVALSDLLAGRKLGEAVKHPKTKEEILAKDKKITRRVLEQMEKAGIKDVPVEREMLDGAVLLQDVVNMGTGEVLMEANEPFLQTHLEMFLANDVQSFDVFFPEADATGKVFSETLAKDHTEDSEEAAKELFKKIRPGEPATLESSKKLLYGMFFDGQKYDLSKVGRHKINAKLGLNTDLEFRTLGTDDFIRTVHYLLRLKKYDTTRQDIGEIAPVRADDIDHLGNRRVRSVGELLENGFRVGLVRVQRAIKEKFSIAQDPNSPLQAHDLINSKPVIAAMKEFFGSSQLSQFMDQTNPLSEITHKRRLSALGPGGLSRDRAGFEVRDVHTSHYGRICPIETPEGPNIGLISSLSCYARINEFGFIESPYLKVENGRIVHFAKVTSVGDSKFGYMDVVRLEDLEDENKKLTKGGKRPAKYEMHAFYLSAWEEDEHVIAQANVPVDKDGAITEEDVTVRVAGETKIVSRDKVTLMDVSPKQVVSVAASLIPFLENDDANRALMGANMQRQAVPLIRTEAPIVGTGMEYVAAKDSGACVVCRRSGIVETVDANRIVVRVEDDPETEGIESGVDIYTLVKFARSNQNTCLNQTPLVKKGEYVTEDQILADGPCTDHGELALGRNLVVAYMPWRGYNFEDAILISERVVKEDLYTTIHIEEFEVHARDTKLGPEEITRDIPQVREEALKNLDDSGIIRTGATVKHGDILVGKVTPKGETILSPEEKLLRAIFGEKASDVKDASLTVPPGIEGTVVDIKVFTRKGQEKDLRTQQIERDQIAKWEKDLSDEERIIRAEAKKKIVTLLKGKELSEALTDDKGQKELLPKGKKLTQNMLEAVSYHRFRQVSVAAGKNRIETEVLDILDKTESQLKVLRDILNERMERLLKGDELMPGVLKTVKCYVAVKRKLQVGDKMAGRHGNKGVVSRILPVEDMPYLPDGRPVDIVLNPLGVPSRMNIGQVLECHLGWAGKTLGVHFSTPVFDGAREADIKGFLTQAWEKNHKLGPDVTGKTKLFDGMTGEAFEQPVNVGCVYMLKLHHLVDNKIHARSIGPYSLITQQPLGGKAQFGGQRFGEMEVWALEAYGAAHVLQELLTYKSDDMHGRTQIYQAIIKGETIKDPGLPESFNVVKKELNALCIDVEMLTREELDPGLTEEEPVAFSIEG; encoded by the coding sequence ATGAGTGTTCAGCAGAACATCTACCGCCAGCGCCACAACTTCTCGAAGATCCGGTCCCTGGTTCCCATCCCCAACCTGATCGACATCCAGAAGCGCAGCTACGACGAGTTCCTCCAGATGAACCTGCTCCACAGCGAGCGGGAGACGCGCGGCCTCAAGGCCGTGTTCGAGTCGATGTTCCCCGTGCAGAACGGCAAGAATCCCGACGGCAGCGACGCCACGCTGGAAGTCGAGTTCCTCGACTACACCGTGGGTCACTGGGCCTGCAAGTGCGAAAAGTACCTGGGCCTCGAGCACCTCCGCACCCAGTGCAAGCAGTGCGGCCACAACATCGTGTCGGACCACCCGAAGGATCCCACGGTGGACTGCCCCAAGTGCGGCACCCGCAACAAGAACGCAGCGACCATCTGTGATGTGTGCCAAGAGCCCGTCTCGATGAAGCAGAAGATGGGCATGGACGAGTGCGTCGAGCGCGGCGCCACCATGGCCGCCCCTCTGAAGATCCGCGTGCGCCTCAACCAGTTCGACCGCGACGACAAGGGCAACCGGCGCTTCAAGCAGAGCCAGGATTCGGAAGTCTACTTCGGCGACCTGCCGATCATGACCGACCGCGGCACCTTCATCATCAACGGCACCGAGCGCGTGATCGTGAGCCAGCTGCACCGCAGCCCCGGCGTTTTCTTCAGCATCGCGCCGGACAAGAGCCTCTACAGCGCCCAGATCATCCCCTATCGCGGCTCCTGGATCGAGTTCGAGCTCGATTCCAAGGGCCTGCTCTACGCCCGCATCGACCGCAAGCGCAAGTTCCTGGGCGCCACCTTCATGCGCGCCCTCGGCCTGTTCAGCGAAGACCTGAACTCCAATGAGCCCATGCTTCGGCACTTCTACACGCCGGCGACCTTCTTCCTCAAGAAGGGCAAGCTGAGCGTGGCCCTGAGCGACCTGCTGGCGGGGCGCAAGCTCGGCGAGGCCGTGAAGCACCCCAAGACCAAGGAAGAGATCCTCGCCAAGGACAAGAAGATCACCCGCCGCGTCCTCGAGCAGATGGAGAAGGCCGGCATCAAGGATGTGCCGGTCGAGCGCGAGATGCTCGACGGCGCCGTGCTGCTGCAGGATGTGGTGAACATGGGCACCGGCGAAGTGCTCATGGAGGCCAACGAGCCCTTCCTCCAGACGCACCTCGAGATGTTCCTGGCCAATGATGTGCAGTCCTTCGATGTCTTCTTCCCCGAAGCGGACGCCACTGGCAAGGTCTTCTCCGAGACCCTGGCCAAGGACCACACCGAGGACAGCGAGGAAGCCGCCAAGGAGCTCTTCAAGAAGATCCGTCCCGGTGAGCCGGCCACGCTGGAATCCAGCAAGAAGCTGCTCTACGGCATGTTCTTCGACGGCCAGAAGTACGACCTCAGCAAGGTGGGTCGCCACAAGATCAACGCGAAGCTGGGTCTGAACACCGACCTGGAATTCCGCACCCTGGGCACCGACGATTTCATCCGGACCGTCCACTACCTGCTGCGCCTCAAGAAATACGACACCACCCGCCAGGACATCGGCGAGATCGCCCCCGTGCGCGCGGACGACATCGACCACCTGGGCAACCGCCGCGTGCGGTCCGTGGGTGAGCTCCTCGAGAACGGCTTCCGCGTGGGCCTCGTGCGTGTGCAGCGGGCCATCAAGGAGAAGTTCAGCATCGCGCAGGACCCCAACAGCCCCCTGCAGGCCCACGACCTGATCAACAGCAAGCCGGTCATCGCGGCGATGAAGGAGTTCTTCGGCAGCAGCCAGCTCTCCCAGTTCATGGATCAGACCAACCCGCTGTCCGAGATCACCCACAAGCGCCGCCTCTCGGCTCTTGGACCGGGCGGCCTCAGCCGCGACCGCGCCGGCTTCGAGGTGCGCGATGTGCACACCTCGCACTACGGCCGCATCTGCCCCATCGAGACCCCGGAAGGCCCGAACATCGGCCTCATCAGCTCGCTCTCCTGCTATGCCCGCATCAACGAGTTCGGCTTCATCGAGAGCCCCTACCTCAAGGTGGAGAACGGCCGCATCGTCCACTTCGCCAAGGTCACCAGCGTGGGCGACTCCAAGTTCGGCTACATGGATGTGGTCCGCCTCGAGGATCTGGAAGACGAGAACAAGAAGCTGACCAAGGGCGGCAAGCGCCCCGCGAAGTACGAGATGCACGCCTTCTACCTCTCCGCCTGGGAGGAGGACGAGCATGTCATCGCGCAGGCCAATGTGCCCGTCGACAAGGACGGCGCCATCACGGAAGAGGATGTGACCGTCCGTGTCGCCGGCGAGACCAAGATCGTCTCCCGCGACAAGGTCACGCTCATGGATGTGAGTCCCAAGCAGGTGGTCTCCGTGGCCGCTTCGCTGATTCCCTTCCTTGAGAACGACGACGCCAACCGCGCCCTCATGGGCGCCAACATGCAGCGCCAGGCCGTGCCCCTCATCCGCACCGAGGCCCCCATCGTGGGCACCGGCATGGAGTATGTCGCCGCCAAGGATTCCGGCGCCTGCGTGGTGTGCCGCCGCTCCGGCATCGTCGAGACCGTGGATGCCAACCGCATCGTGGTGCGCGTCGAGGACGATCCCGAGACCGAGGGCATCGAATCCGGGGTGGACATCTACACCCTGGTGAAGTTCGCCCGCAGCAACCAGAACACCTGCCTCAACCAGACCCCCCTCGTGAAGAAGGGCGAATATGTCACCGAGGACCAGATCCTCGCAGACGGCCCCTGCACCGACCACGGCGAACTGGCCCTGGGCCGCAACCTCGTCGTGGCCTACATGCCCTGGCGCGGCTACAACTTCGAGGACGCGATCCTGATCTCCGAGCGCGTGGTGAAGGAAGACCTCTACACCACCATCCACATCGAGGAGTTCGAGGTCCACGCCCGCGACACCAAGCTGGGCCCCGAAGAGATCACCCGCGACATCCCCCAGGTCCGCGAGGAGGCCCTCAAGAACCTCGATGACAGCGGCATCATCCGCACCGGCGCCACCGTCAAGCACGGCGACATCCTGGTGGGCAAGGTCACGCCCAAGGGCGAGACCATCCTCAGCCCCGAGGAGAAGCTGCTCCGCGCCATCTTCGGCGAGAAGGCCAGCGATGTGAAGGACGCCAGCCTGACCGTGCCCCCCGGCATCGAAGGCACCGTGGTGGACATCAAGGTCTTCACCCGCAAGGGCCAGGAGAAGGATCTGCGCACCCAGCAGATCGAGCGCGACCAGATCGCCAAGTGGGAGAAGGATCTCTCCGACGAGGAGCGCATCATCCGCGCCGAGGCCAAGAAGAAGATCGTGACCCTGCTGAAGGGCAAGGAACTTTCTGAGGCCCTCACGGACGACAAGGGCCAGAAGGAACTGCTGCCCAAGGGCAAGAAGCTCACCCAGAACATGCTCGAGGCCGTGTCCTACCACCGCTTCCGGCAGGTGTCCGTCGCCGCGGGCAAGAACCGCATCGAGACCGAGGTGCTGGACATCCTCGACAAGACCGAGAGCCAGCTCAAGGTCCTGCGCGACATCCTGAACGAGCGCATGGAGCGCCTGCTCAAGGGCGACGAGCTCATGCCCGGCGTCCTCAAGACCGTGAAGTGCTATGTGGCCGTGAAGCGCAAGCTGCAGGTCGGTGACAAGATGGCCGGCCGCCACGGCAACAAGGGCGTGGTCAGCCGCATCCTCCCCGTGGAGGACATGCCCTATCTGCCCGACGGCCGCCCCGTGGACATCGTGCTGAACCCCCTCGGCGTGCCTTCCCGTATGAACATCGGCCAGGTGCTCGAGTGCCACCTCGGCTGGGCCGGCAAGACCCTCGGCGTCCACTTCTCCACGCCCGTCTTCGACGGCGCGCGCGAAGCCGACATCAAGGGCTTCCTCACCCAGGCCTGGGAGAAGAACCACAAGCTGGGCCCCGATGTCACCGGCAAGACCAAGCTCTTCGACGGCATGACCGGCGAGGCCTTCGAGCAGCCCGTGAATGTGGGCTGCGTCTACATGCTCAAGCTGCACCACCTCGTGGACAACAAAATCCACGCCCGGAGCATTGGACCCTACAGCCTCATCACCCAGCAGCCCCTCGGTGGCAAGGCCCAGTTCGGCGGCCAGCGCTTCGGCGAGATGGAAGTCTGGGCGCTCGAGGCCTACGGCGCGGCGCATGTGCTGCAGGAACTCCTCACTTACAAGTCCGACGACATGCACGGCCGCACCCAGATCTACCAGGCCATCATCAAGGGCGAGACCATCAAGGATCCCGGCCTCCCCGAGAGCTTCAACGTCGTGAAGAAGGAACTCAACGCGCTCTGCATCGATGTCGAGATGCTCACCCGCGAAGAGCTGGATCCAGGCCTGACGGAAGAAGAGCCCGTCGCCTTCTCCATCGAAGGCTGA
- the rplL gene encoding 50S ribosomal protein L7/L12, translating to MALTADQLIAEIETMTVLDLANLVKALEDRFGVSAAAMAAPAAGGAAPAAAAEEQTEFNVILTEAGANKLNVIKAVREIVAGLGLKEAKDLVDGAPKAVKEGISKDEAGKIKEKLEAAGAKVEVK from the coding sequence ATGGCTCTCACTGCCGATCAGCTCATCGCTGAAATCGAAACCATGACCGTCCTTGACCTGGCCAACTTGGTCAAGGCCCTCGAGGACCGCTTCGGCGTGTCCGCTGCCGCCATGGCCGCTCCCGCCGCTGGCGGTGCCGCCCCGGCCGCCGCTGCCGAAGAGCAGACCGAGTTCAATGTCATCCTGACCGAGGCCGGTGCCAACAAGCTCAATGTCATCAAGGCCGTCCGCGAGATCGTCGCCGGCCTGGGCTTGAAGGAAGCCAAGGACCTGGTCGACGGCGCTCCCAAGGCCGTCAAGGAAGGCATCTCGAAGGACGAGGCTGGCAAGATCAAGGAAAAGCTCGAGGCCGCCGGCGCCAAGGTCGAGGTCAAGTAG
- the rplJ gene encoding 50S ribosomal protein L10, translated as MEKNQKIAEVAELKETFASATSAVVIEFKGLVVTKDTAFRKSVRESKAQYRVSKNTLLRLAVKDTSFEALGDSFKGSSAIATTSEDVVALAKAVNGFLKDNPAATFKAGVMDGKLINAQQLQVLAELPSRDVLIAKLLYLMTYPISGLAVALEGIRKQKAGE; from the coding sequence ATGGAAAAGAATCAGAAGATCGCCGAAGTCGCCGAACTCAAGGAAACCTTCGCGTCCGCCACCTCGGCCGTCGTGATCGAATTCAAGGGGCTCGTCGTCACCAAGGACACTGCCTTCCGCAAGAGCGTTCGGGAGAGCAAGGCCCAGTACCGTGTCAGCAAGAACACCCTGCTCCGCCTGGCCGTGAAGGACACTTCCTTCGAGGCCCTGGGCGATTCCTTCAAGGGATCCAGCGCCATCGCCACGACCAGCGAAGATGTGGTCGCCCTGGCGAAGGCCGTCAATGGCTTCCTGAAGGACAACCCCGCCGCGACCTTCAAGGCCGGCGTCATGGATGGCAAGCTGATCAACGCCCAGCAGCTCCAGGTTCTTGCCGAACTGCCGAGCCGCGATGTCCTGATCGCCAAGCTGCTCTATCTCATGACCTACCCGATCTCCGGTCTGGCGGTCGCCCTCGAGGGCATCCGCAAGCAGAAGGCCGGCGAGTAG
- the rplA gene encoding 50S ribosomal protein L1, with protein MAKPGKKYRAAAAKIEDRPYELKDALTVVKDTAYAKFDETVEVHMRLGVDPRHADQMVRGTIVLPHGTGKTMRVAVIAGGEKIKEAEAAGAEIVGGDELVEKIAGGFLDFDALVATPDMMKGVGRLGKVLGPRGLMPNPKTGTVTFDVVKAIKEIKAGKVEYRVDKTGIIHAPVGKLSFGVEKLEENAKALIDAVHKAKPATAKGKYVKTMYIASTMGPSVTLNTTSVEK; from the coding sequence ATGGCAAAACCTGGAAAGAAGTACCGGGCTGCCGCGGCCAAGATCGAAGATCGCCCCTACGAGCTGAAGGACGCCCTCACCGTCGTCAAGGACACGGCTTACGCCAAGTTCGACGAGACGGTTGAAGTCCACATGCGGCTCGGCGTCGACCCCCGTCACGCGGACCAGATGGTCCGCGGCACCATCGTACTGCCCCACGGAACGGGCAAGACGATGCGGGTGGCGGTCATCGCAGGCGGCGAGAAGATCAAGGAAGCGGAAGCTGCGGGCGCCGAGATCGTGGGCGGGGACGAGCTGGTCGAGAAGATCGCCGGCGGATTCCTCGACTTCGATGCCCTCGTCGCAACCCCCGACATGATGAAGGGCGTCGGCCGGCTTGGTAAGGTGCTCGGCCCCCGTGGCCTCATGCCCAACCCCAAGACCGGAACCGTGACCTTCGATGTGGTCAAGGCCATCAAGGAGATCAAGGCCGGCAAGGTGGAGTACCGCGTCGACAAGACCGGCATCATCCACGCGCCGGTCGGCAAGCTCTCCTTCGGCGTCGAGAAGCTGGAAGAGAACGCCAAGGCGCTCATTGATGCCGTCCACAAGGCCAAGCCCGCCACGGCGAAGGGTAAATATGTGAAGACGATGTACATCGCCTCCACCATGGGCCCCTCGGTCACCCTCAACACCACAAGCGTTGAGAAGTAG
- the rplK gene encoding 50S ribosomal protein L11, producing MAKKITGYIKLQLPAGEATPAPPVGPALGQHGVNIMEFVKQFNAKSVGAVEKGTTLPVVITVYADRSFSFILKTPPAAVLIMKKLGLEKGSPTPNKQKVGKITKAQLAEIAKVKMPDLTAGSLEAAVRSIAGSARSMGVDVID from the coding sequence ATGGCAAAGAAGATCACCGGCTACATCAAGCTGCAGCTGCCCGCGGGCGAGGCCACCCCGGCCCCTCCCGTCGGTCCCGCGCTGGGCCAGCACGGCGTCAACATCATGGAGTTCGTGAAGCAGTTCAACGCGAAGTCCGTGGGCGCGGTCGAGAAGGGCACCACCCTCCCCGTCGTCATCACCGTCTACGCCGACCGCAGCTTCAGCTTCATCCTGAAGACCCCTCCCGCCGCCGTGCTGATCATGAAGAAGCTCGGCCTGGAGAAGGGCAGCCCCACGCCCAACAAGCAGAAGGTCGGCAAGATCACCAAGGCGCAGCTCGCCGAGATCGCCAAGGTGAAGATGCCCGACCTCACCGCCGGCAGCCTCGAGGCCGCCGTCCGTTCCATCGCCGGCTCGGCGCGCTCCATGGGCGTCGACGTCATCGATTAA